The Planctomycetaceae bacterium DNA window CCAGCCTGGAACAAATGCGACTGGATCGCCTGACGCCGCCCACGGACGTGCGAGCGATCAACCCCGATGTTTCCGTCGCTGTCAGTTCCATCGTCGATAAGTGTCTGCATCCCAATCCGAACAACCGATATGACTCCGCCGCGAAACTGGTCGAGGACCTGAATTGCGAGCTGCAATGGAAGCCGCTGAAGTTCGCGCAAAACGCGTCCCGGCAGGAGCTGTTCGACAAATGGAGAAAGCGGCATCCGCGGCTGCTGTCGCGAACATCGCTGGCCGTGCTGCTGGGATTGACGATGCTGGCCACCGGCGCCGGATGGAAGCTTCAGGACACTCGGCTGCGAACGGCGCGAGCTGAGCACGCCGCGCGAGACTTTCGCGATGCCGTGCCCGAAGTCCGAACGCTGCTGACGACTCCCGATGCGACCGGACCCGGAATCGAAGAAGGCATTGCCGCCGCGCTGGAATCCGTCGCTGTGTTCCAGTCAGCGAATGACGATTCGTCAAAGGAACCAGCGTGGCACTGGACATCAGCCTATGACGCTCTGGATGAAGAACGTCAGCAGGAAATCCGGCGCAACGTGTTCGAAGTCTGCTATCTGGTTTCGGCCGCGCGAGGCAACCAGGCGCAGCATAGTGATGCACCGGACTCCGCGAAGTTTCTGAACGACGCTCTGCGGTTCAATACGCGAGCCGGTGAGGCACTGTCGTCGTCCGGAATGCAGCGGGAGGCGTTGCTTCAGAAGGCCGCCCTGCTGGAACTTTCGGGAGAACTCGACCTGGCGAAGGAAGCCTGGAATTCCGCGGCGACTCTGAACAGCGACGAATTCGATTCGCTCGTCACCGGCATCCGGCACCTTTCCGACGGACATCATGCCGACGCGGTGGCGTCTCTGGAAACGGCCGTGATGCAGCATCCTCACGACTATTCCGGCTGGTTCCTGCTGGGAAAAGCGTTCGCCGGCGAACGTCGCTCCGATCGCGCGGAAGGCTGTTTTACGACATGCGTCGTGCTGAATCCGGATTGCTGGCGAGCATGGCAGGATCGCGGAATTCTGCGACTCTCGCAGCAAAACTTCGCCGAAGCGGAGCGTGATTTTGATCGGCTGATTGAACTTCGCCCCGACATCGCGGCGGCCTATTTGAATCGCGGACTCGCGCGGCACGGGCTTGGCCGGATTGCAGAGGCGATTCAGGATCTGTCCGTGGCCATTGAACGCGGTGGCCCTTCACGCGCCTGGTTTTTGCGGTCCCGGTTTCGCCAGTTGACGGGAGATTCTGCCGGCGCCGCGGAAGACTTTCGCATCGGTCTGACGACGACGCCCGAAGACGAATTGAGCTGGATTGCTCGCGGTGTCGCCAGAATCCGAACTGACTCGGAGGGCGCCCTTTCGGATTTCCAGACCGCTCTGCGCTATGACAACAATTCTCCGGCGGCTCTGCAGAACATGGCTCATGTGTATTCGCAGAAGCCGGATCAGCAGCAGCAGGCGATCGAAGCGCTGGGCCGCGTGATCGCATTCTTCCCCGACGATGCCGCCGCTGTTGCCGGACGCGGTGTGCTGCTGGCCAGAGCCGGCCGGACCGAGGACGCCGAACGTGATGCCGTGACACTGCTGAGCCTGCATCCATCACCGCTGGAAACTTACCAGGCGGCCTGCATCTACGCACTAATCGGCAAGGAACATCCCGAGCACGTCAACCGTGCCGTCTCACTGACGGCCGAGGCACTGCGTCGTCAGCCGGATCTGCTGAACATCACAGCCACCGATCCCGACATTGAAAACATCCGAGATTCCACACAATTCCAACAGATCGTTAACGCGATCCGAGTCCTTTCTATTCAGGAAAAGTGAAACGATGCGCGGGCCGCGACACAGGTTCACTCCGCACATCATTGAAAGCCGAAAATGCTCCGAAATCTGTTCAATCCAAACACGCTTGCTCGCAGGTCCCGCAGGAATCCGCTGTTGTGCCATCGTTCGGCGGTGATTGAGTTCCTGGAAGCTCGCTTGTTGCTGACCGCGAACGGCCTGGTCGATGTTTCCAGCCTGACGATCAGCTTTGCTCCGGATGGAACTCACGTCGGCGGCCACGAAAGCAGCCTGCATACCGACATGGCCGACCTCGGGACCGAAGCGGAATGGCAGGACACGATTCTTTCGGCGTTTCGAACCTGGATGCAGGAAATCAACGGCGACGTGCAAATGGTCTCCGACGGCGGACAGGACTTCGGAGTCGCCGGGCTGTCCCAGGGCGATTCGCGCTTCGGCGATATCCGGGTCGCCGCCGTTCCGCTGTCTGACGGGATCATCGCGGTTTCCGTTCCGCACAACGACTCGATCTCCGGCACGTGGGCCGGCGATGTGCTGTTCAACAGCGAAGTTGACCTGGCGAATCTGGACGAACTGTTTTCCATTACGCTGCATGAGTCCGGTCACATTCTGGGGCTGCAGCACAGCACCGACCCGGCGTCGGTCATGTTCAGCCACGCGAACACCAGCATCATGGCGCCGACGGCGGACGATCTCAGCGAACTGCGACGTCTGTACGGAAGCGGTTCAGAGGGTTCAGAACATGAAACCGAAATCGATGATGACGACAACGATGACGTGGACCATCCGGAGGAACTCATCAACCAGGCACCGGTGGGAGCGTTCAGTTACTACCAGATCGACGGTTCGATTCAGTCGGCCGACGACGTGGACCATTTCCTGTTTACCGCAGGTGAAGCTGACTCTGAAAAGATCAAATCCGCCACGATCGTGTTGCAGACCTGGGATCTGAGCGGTCGTCTGCCGGAGATCGCACTGCTGACAAGTTCCGGCAAGTCCGTCGAATCGACGGTAATGGTGACCACCGATGGCAGAATCATTCTGCAGCCAAAGGAAGTGGAGGCCGGCAAGGCGTACATCGTTCGCGTGAATTCGACCGGAGCGGACACGAGTTGCCACTATCGACTGACGGTGTCGTTCAGCAGCCGAAAGTCGGAAACGCCGCTGGGTTCACTCAGCACAGGAACGCTCGACCGTGAGAAGCAACAGAAGCGAAGTGACCTGTACGTCGCGGAGTCGCAGTTGTTCACGTTCGCAATCGCCGCGAAGAAGCTCAAACGCGACCAGATGGCCGGCGTGGCCATGTCGATCTTCGATTCGAACGGAACACGCGTGTTCCAGATGGCCACCGCGACCGGCCAAACGGTGCTGGAACGAAGTATCCTGCTGGCTCCGGGAGCCTACACCGTGTTGACAGAAGCCGTTCTGCCACCCGACACCCGGCGGTCACCGGAGATCGAATACCAACTGTTTGCCGCGGTCTCGTCACTGCCCGTCGGTCCGTCCGTCACTGATCCGACAAACCTGCCGGAATACTACGACCCGGATCTGCAGATGTATCTGTATCCCGGACACGTCGCGACGCCGGAGCCATACGTCGTAATTCCCGACCCGAACTATCAGCCGTACACATACGTGCCGCCCGCCGTTGTGCAGCCGACCGCGCCGCTGTCATGGGAAGACTACCTGCGACTGATGGGTTTTCTGATGTAGCGCTGCTTCTGCAATGCCATCGTCCCAACGTCAAATGAGGTGCGCAGCGAAAGAGCGGCAGGACTGATGTCTTCGTTGCGTTTGGCGAGGCTGTGATGATCGTTGTCACCGTCACCGGTTCGCAATTGTCACATTGCGGTCGATTCCGGTTGTGACGGTTGCCAGGATCGGTCCGCCGCTGTAACGGGCCAAAACCGAAAAACCGGCCCGAATCGTGCCGTCCGTACCAATGCTGTATCAGCAAGAATTCGGGAATCTCATTCAGCCGGTCGATGAGTTATCAGGGCGTTGAAAGAGGTGTTGGACGTTCTCCGGCGCCTGCAGAGAGCCTGAAGAAACGGATGCCTTCAAAGTTCCCGACACCTTTTTCGACCGGTTGTTCCTGCATGAGATCTGCATGCCGCCAGTTTGCTGCGCGCATCGCGTTCGCGTTCGTCGTGATCTCGGCTGCCTGGCTGCCGAATCCCGCCTTTGCGCAACTGCGGTTCGACGAACAGCACAGCATTCGCTGGCACCGGCCGGAAGAGATCGTCACGTTTCGCAGACCCGCGAACCCGGTTCCCGTAACCGTGGCCACAGTCAGCGATGACGCGCCGGAACGATTCCTGTCGCTGGACGAAGCGATCCGCATCGCGCTGCAGAATTCGGAAGTCATTCGAGTCCTCGCGGGAACCGCAGCCGTCTCTTCCGGAAGCACAATTTACGACACGGCGATCGCGACGACTCCCATCGATCAGGCCGTCGGACGCTTCGATCCTGTGTTTTTCGCCAACAGTAACTGGCGAAAGTCGGAACAGCCTGGCCAGCTTCGAAGCGGCGGCAACGACTTGTCCATCGGCCTGAATCAGACAAACCGGCTGGGCGGAGTTGCCGGTCTGACGTTCGGCAACAACTTCAGCTACGGGTCCGGCGCTTTACCGTTCAGCACCACTCAACGGCCGTCGCTGGAACTCAGCTACACGCAGCCGCTGTTGTCGGGAGCCGGTCGAGCGGCCAATGAAGCTCCGATTGTCATCGCTCGACTGCAACAGGATCAGTCGTATTTTCAGTTCAAGGATTCCATGCAGGAACTGGTTCGCGGCGTCGTCGCGGCCTACTGGAATCTGGTTCAGGCGCGCACGGAACTTTGGGCGCGAGAAAAGCAGGTCGAACAGGCGGATTTCGCGCTCGAACGCGCCGAAGCACAGTTTCGCG harbors:
- a CDS encoding tetratricopeptide repeat protein; this encodes SLEQMRLDRLTPPTDVRAINPDVSVAVSSIVDKCLHPNPNNRYDSAAKLVEDLNCELQWKPLKFAQNASRQELFDKWRKRHPRLLSRTSLAVLLGLTMLATGAGWKLQDTRLRTARAEHAARDFRDAVPEVRTLLTTPDATGPGIEEGIAAALESVAVFQSANDDSSKEPAWHWTSAYDALDEERQQEIRRNVFEVCYLVSAARGNQAQHSDAPDSAKFLNDALRFNTRAGEALSSSGMQREALLQKAALLELSGELDLAKEAWNSAATLNSDEFDSLVTGIRHLSDGHHADAVASLETAVMQHPHDYSGWFLLGKAFAGERRSDRAEGCFTTCVVLNPDCWRAWQDRGILRLSQQNFAEAERDFDRLIELRPDIAAAYLNRGLARHGLGRIAEAIQDLSVAIERGGPSRAWFLRSRFRQLTGDSAGAAEDFRIGLTTTPEDELSWIARGVARIRTDSEGALSDFQTALRYDNNSPAALQNMAHVYSQKPDQQQQAIEALGRVIAFFPDDAAAVAGRGVLLARAGRTEDAERDAVTLLSLHPSPLETYQAACIYALIGKEHPEHVNRAVSLTAEALRRQPDLLNITATDPDIENIRDSTQFQQIVNAIRVLSIQEK
- a CDS encoding matrixin family metalloprotease, whose protein sequence is MLRNLFNPNTLARRSRRNPLLCHRSAVIEFLEARLLLTANGLVDVSSLTISFAPDGTHVGGHESSLHTDMADLGTEAEWQDTILSAFRTWMQEINGDVQMVSDGGQDFGVAGLSQGDSRFGDIRVAAVPLSDGIIAVSVPHNDSISGTWAGDVLFNSEVDLANLDELFSITLHESGHILGLQHSTDPASVMFSHANTSIMAPTADDLSELRRLYGSGSEGSEHETEIDDDDNDDVDHPEELINQAPVGAFSYYQIDGSIQSADDVDHFLFTAGEADSEKIKSATIVLQTWDLSGRLPEIALLTSSGKSVESTVMVTTDGRIILQPKEVEAGKAYIVRVNSTGADTSCHYRLTVSFSSRKSETPLGSLSTGTLDREKQQKRSDLYVAESQLFTFAIAAKKLKRDQMAGVAMSIFDSNGTRVFQMATATGQTVLERSILLAPGAYTVLTEAVLPPDTRRSPEIEYQLFAAVSSLPVGPSVTDPTNLPEYYDPDLQMYLYPGHVATPEPYVVIPDPNYQPYTYVPPAVVQPTAPLSWEDYLRLMGFLM